A window from Theropithecus gelada isolate Dixy chromosome 1, Tgel_1.0, whole genome shotgun sequence encodes these proteins:
- the TCTEX1D1 gene encoding tctex1 domain-containing protein 1, which produces MMMSDNTKDRAARSSKKRGSISSLSNHEFWRKEIHGRTKDSTSTVSYMDEPSQRDDVSRLTVQMENTYQLGPPKHFPVVIVNHILKDVLTSYLQVEEYEPELCRQMTKTISEVIKARVKDLMIPRYKLIVIVHIGQLNRQSLLIGSRCLWDPKNDTFSSYVFRNSSLFALANVYAVYLE; this is translated from the exons ATGATGATGTCAGACAATACTAAAGACAGAGCAGCTCGTTCATCGAAGAAAAGAGGGAGTATTTCTTCTCTAAGTAATCATGAATTTTGGCGAAAGGAAATTCATGGGCGCACCAAAGA TTCTACGAGTACCGTGTcttacatggatgaacctagtCAGCGTGATGATGTCTCTCGCCTTACAGTTCAGATGGAAAACACCTATCAGTTGG GTCCTCCCAAACATTTTCCTGTGGTCATTGTCAATCATATTTTGAAAGATGTGTTAACCAGCTATCTACAAGTAGAAGAATATGAACCAGAGCTCTGTAGACAGATGACTAAAACCATTTCTGAG GTTATTAAAGCCCGGGTCAAGGACTTGATGATTCCACGATATAAACTAATTGTGATTGTTCACATTGGACAACTGAACAGGCAGAGCTTACTTATTGGAAGCAGATGCCTCTGGGATCCTAAAAATGATACCTTTTCATCTTACGTTTTCAGAAATTCTTCTCTTTTTGCTCTTGCAAATGTCTATGCAGTTTACCTTGAGTGA